Proteins encoded together in one Kingella oralis window:
- a CDS encoding class I SAM-dependent methyltransferase, giving the protein MTQINDLINRIGKTLKHQLKWARRHNLEAWRIYDRDIPQYPFAIDVYRDHIHLQEYDTGWQQSPAERKAWLLEILEAIEHITGFPQQNIHLKQRARQKGSAQYQKTGKTGEDFIIQENGRQFWVNLDKYLDTGLFLDHRNTRQKVGSIAAGKRFLNLFSYTGSFTVYAATGGAISSETVDLSNTYLEWAERNFALNNIDLTLHQIIRADVFPYLQQAAQQRKQFDLIVLDPPSFSNSKKMQDILDIQRDQTTLINGAMALLAAGGTLYFSNNLRSFELNPQLEAQYRIQNITRQSIPEDFRNKKIHQCWEIRHK; this is encoded by the coding sequence ATGACCCAAATCAACGACCTTATCAACCGCATCGGCAAAACCCTCAAACACCAACTCAAATGGGCGCGCCGCCACAACCTAGAAGCATGGCGCATCTACGACCGCGATATCCCGCAATACCCCTTCGCCATCGATGTTTACCGCGACCACATCCACCTGCAAGAATACGACACAGGCTGGCAGCAAAGCCCCGCCGAGCGCAAAGCATGGCTGCTGGAAATCCTAGAAGCCATAGAACACATCACAGGCTTCCCCCAGCAAAACATCCATCTCAAACAACGCGCCCGCCAAAAAGGCAGCGCTCAATACCAAAAAACAGGCAAAACAGGCGAAGACTTCATCATCCAAGAAAACGGCCGCCAATTTTGGGTAAACCTAGACAAATACCTAGACACAGGGCTATTTCTAGACCACCGCAACACCCGCCAAAAAGTCGGCAGCATCGCCGCAGGCAAACGCTTTCTCAACCTATTTTCCTACACTGGCAGCTTCACCGTTTACGCAGCCACAGGCGGCGCCATCAGCAGCGAAACCGTTGATTTATCCAACACCTACCTAGAATGGGCAGAGCGCAATTTCGCGCTTAACAACATAGATTTAACCCTCCATCAAATCATCCGCGCCGACGTGTTCCCCTACCTGCAACAAGCCGCCCAACAGCGCAAACAATTTGACCTCATCGTTTTAGACCCGCCCAGTTTTTCCAACAGCAAAAAAATGCAAGACATCCTAGACATCCAGCGCGACCAAACCACCCTGATTAACGGCGCGATGGCACTGCTAGCAGCAGGCGGCACGCTCTATTTTTCCAACAACCTGCGCAGCTTTGAACTCAACCCCCAGCTTGAAGCGCAATACCGCATCCAAAACATCACCCGCCAATCCATCCCCGAAGATTTCCGCAACAAGAAAATCCACCAATGCTGGGAAATCCGCCACAAATGA
- a CDS encoding RNA 2'-phosphotransferase, whose translation MTDPHAPTSKFLSYILRHHPESIGITLDSQGWANIDTLLAQAAQHNRPISRAQLLEIVATNPKKRFTLSADGSQIRAAQGHSTAQVAIAHNPVAPPNTLYHGTATRFLDSIRSQGLIAGSRHHVHLSADIPTAQKVGQRHGKPIVLRINAAAMHAAGHAFYLSDNQVWLTDHVPAQYISEE comes from the coding sequence ATGACCGACCCCCACGCCCCAACCAGCAAATTCCTCAGCTACATCCTGCGCCACCACCCCGAAAGCATCGGCATCACGCTAGACAGCCAAGGCTGGGCAAACATCGACACCCTGCTTGCCCAAGCAGCGCAACACAACCGCCCCATCAGCCGCGCGCAACTGCTGGAAATCGTCGCCACCAACCCCAAAAAACGCTTTACGCTCTCCGCAGACGGCAGCCAAATCCGCGCCGCGCAAGGGCATAGCACCGCCCAAGTCGCCATCGCCCACAACCCCGTTGCCCCGCCCAACACGCTGTACCACGGCACCGCCACCCGCTTTCTAGACAGCATCCGCAGCCAAGGGCTAATCGCAGGCAGCCGCCACCATGTGCACCTCTCCGCCGACATCCCCACCGCGCAAAAAGTCGGACAACGGCACGGCAAACCCATCGTGCTGCGTATCAACGCCGCCGCCATGCACGCCGCAGGGCACGCCTTTTATTTAAGCGACAACCAAGTCTGGCTCACCGACCACGTTCCCGCGCAATACATCAGCGAAGAATAG